A single Mangrovimonas sp. YM274 DNA region contains:
- a CDS encoding glycoside hydrolase family 2 TIM barrel-domain containing protein: MKRLSISILLVIMLLSTFLYINRPSRHVMAEEATVRIIETEKGYEIIRNGEPFYIKGAGGKPFFKELSEAGANTLRLYDTTNTAEILDEAQKYNIAVILDIWLPQYGKGNNLYKDAQFVKTMKAGVKKFVDQHKGHPALLMWNLGNELVYPVTLRDNEFIDTFNDMIDQIHEDDPNHPVSTTVAGGSRGQTLSIHLNSPQLDLVGYNIFGGLKNIKRNQKQLSLVINVMPYYITEWAGHGPWEHRNTQWSRLLEPTSAEKSEIYKRKYETYIESDEESLGSIAFYWGQKNEGTPTWFNIIDEEGRKSNVYYALKEVWSGEQFEEDAPEVSQILLNQKLDSDLQVYSTKDTLEAVLKLERPDSNYIFKWEVLKEGLGFGASSKRKLNMLNGDTIAIHRKERIQFQAPKEEGAYRLMAYVYDDNQNFATANIPFFIVKE; the protein is encoded by the coding sequence ATGAAGCGTCTCTCAATTTCTATTTTGTTAGTAATCATGTTGTTGTCTACTTTTCTATATATAAATAGACCATCTAGACATGTTATGGCTGAGGAGGCAACCGTAAGGATTATTGAGACTGAAAAAGGCTATGAAATTATTAGAAACGGCGAGCCATTTTATATCAAAGGAGCTGGAGGCAAACCATTTTTTAAGGAACTTTCGGAAGCTGGAGCCAATACCTTACGATTATATGATACTACAAACACTGCCGAAATACTGGATGAAGCACAGAAGTATAACATTGCTGTAATTTTGGATATCTGGTTACCTCAATATGGAAAAGGCAATAATCTTTATAAGGATGCACAGTTTGTGAAGACAATGAAAGCAGGAGTGAAGAAGTTTGTCGACCAACATAAAGGCCACCCTGCTTTATTAATGTGGAATTTAGGAAATGAACTTGTCTACCCTGTAACTTTGAGAGACAATGAATTTATAGATACATTTAATGATATGATCGACCAAATTCATGAAGATGATCCTAACCATCCTGTAAGCACCACGGTTGCGGGAGGATCAAGAGGGCAAACTCTATCAATTCATTTAAATTCTCCTCAATTAGATTTAGTAGGGTACAATATTTTTGGAGGATTAAAAAATATAAAAAGAAACCAAAAACAATTGTCTTTGGTAATAAACGTGATGCCCTATTATATCACAGAATGGGCTGGTCATGGGCCTTGGGAACATAGAAATACCCAATGGAGCAGATTATTAGAGCCAACCAGTGCTGAAAAATCGGAGATATATAAAAGAAAGTATGAGACTTACATTGAATCGGATGAAGAAAGTTTGGGAAGCATTGCCTTTTATTGGGGACAAAAGAATGAAGGCACACCAACCTGGTTTAATATCATTGATGAAGAGGGACGCAAGTCCAATGTGTATTATGCTTTAAAAGAGGTATGGAGTGGTGAACAGTTTGAAGAAGATGCTCCTGAAGTTTCTCAAATTTTATTGAATCAAAAATTAGATTCAGATTTACAAGTCTATAGTACAAAGGATACTTTGGAAGCTGTTTTAAAATTGGAAAGACCTGATTCCAATTATATATTTAAATGGGAGGTTCTAAAAGAGGGGTTAGGTTTTGGAGCTTCATCTAAAAGGAAACTCAATATGCTAAATGGGGATACAATCGCTATTCATAGAAAGGAAAGGATTCAATTTCAAGCTCCAAAGGAAGAAGGAGCTTATAGATTAATGGCTTATGTATATGATGACAATCAAAATTTTGCAACTGCCAACATTCCCTTTTTTATTGTAAAAGAATGA
- a CDS encoding pentapeptide repeat-containing protein: protein MSVVDQVFKNKDFGNTPLPKGEYDSCTFENCNFAEGDISNISFLECEFINCNLSNVNMAHTSLKEVFFKDCKLTGAQFHKCDPFLLNFTPSNCQLNFASFYNLNLKGIQFTDCNLQNCDFTQADLSKAVFHNCDLKNSQFDQTNLKGSDFRTSFNYNFNPEHNQLKGAKFSKDQVLGLLSHLGIKID from the coding sequence ATGAGCGTGGTTGACCAGGTATTCAAAAACAAAGATTTCGGGAACACTCCACTTCCAAAGGGCGAATATGACAGCTGTACTTTTGAAAATTGCAATTTTGCTGAAGGCGATATTTCAAATATTTCATTTTTAGAATGTGAATTTATCAACTGTAATTTGAGCAATGTCAATATGGCCCACACCTCTCTAAAAGAAGTTTTCTTTAAAGACTGTAAACTCACCGGTGCCCAATTTCATAAATGTGATCCCTTTTTGCTAAATTTCACCCCCAGCAACTGCCAACTGAACTTTGCATCCTTTTACAATTTGAATTTAAAGGGCATACAATTTACCGATTGTAACCTCCAGAATTGCGATTTCACTCAAGCCGACCTTTCAAAAGCGGTGTTCCATAATTGTGATCTAAAAAACAGTCAGTTTGACCAAACCAATTTAAAAGGCTCCGATTTTAGAACCTCATTCAATTACAATTTCAATCCCGAACACAATCAGCTAAAAGGGGCCAAATTCTCAAAAGATCAGGTGTTGGGATTACTTTCTCATTTAGGGATTAAAATAGATTAA
- a CDS encoding NADP-dependent isocitrate dehydrogenase, translating into MSNNPTIFYTKTDEAPALATQSFLPIVKAFTKSSGINIETKDISLAGRILATFPEALTEDQKVEDALAKLGELVKLPETNIIKLPNISASIPQLKGAISELQSQGFDIPNYPDEPKSDDEKTIKSKYDKIKGSAVNPVLREGNSDRRAPKAVKNYAKKNPHSMGAWSADSKSHVATMDHGDFAHNEKSVTLDHATSVKIVHTDANGNETILKDSFPILEGEIIDASVMSKKALLEFLEAQIADAKDQNILFSLHMKATMMKVSDPIIFGHAVKVYFKEVFSKHAETFKSIGVDANNGLGNLLAKLEELPEDKRKEVEADINAVISNSADLAMVNSDKGITNLHVPSDIIIDASMPAMIRTSGQMWNAKGEQQDTKAVIPDSSYAGVYTATIDFCKEHGAFDPTTMGTVPNVGLMAQKAEEYGSHDKTFEITANGTVSVIDAEGNTLIQHNVEAGDIWRMCQVKDAPIQDWVKLAVTRARASQTPAVFWLDENRAHDAELIKKVNAYLPNHDTEGLDLRILSPIEATKFTLERMKNGEDTISVSGNVLRDYLTDLFPILELGTSAKMLSIVPLMNGGGLFETGAGGSAPKHVEQLLEENHLRWDSLGEFLALAVSFEHMAVTQNHPKAQVLADTLDNATEKLLENKKGPSRKVNELDNRGSHFYLAMYWAQALAAQTTDADLQAVFAPIAQALTDNETNIVSELNEVQGHAVSIGGYYEPSFELASKVMRPSETFNNIINSL; encoded by the coding sequence ATGTCAAACAATCCTACAATATTTTATACAAAAACTGACGAAGCTCCTGCATTAGCTACACAGTCATTTTTACCAATAGTTAAGGCGTTTACAAAATCGTCAGGAATTAATATAGAAACCAAGGACATCTCATTGGCCGGCAGAATTTTGGCAACTTTTCCAGAAGCATTAACCGAAGACCAAAAAGTTGAAGATGCTTTGGCAAAATTAGGAGAGCTTGTAAAGTTACCTGAAACCAATATCATTAAACTTCCAAACATCAGTGCCTCCATTCCTCAGCTGAAAGGAGCCATTTCAGAATTGCAAAGTCAAGGATTCGATATTCCAAATTATCCAGACGAACCAAAATCTGATGACGAAAAAACGATCAAATCTAAATACGATAAGATTAAAGGAAGTGCTGTAAATCCAGTATTGCGTGAAGGAAACTCTGATAGACGCGCACCAAAAGCAGTTAAAAACTACGCTAAAAAGAACCCGCACTCTATGGGTGCTTGGTCGGCAGACTCTAAGTCGCATGTAGCAACTATGGACCATGGTGATTTTGCACACAATGAAAAATCGGTAACCTTAGATCATGCCACTTCTGTAAAAATTGTTCATACAGATGCTAATGGGAATGAAACCATTTTAAAAGATAGTTTCCCTATTTTGGAAGGTGAAATCATCGACGCTTCCGTAATGAGCAAAAAGGCGCTTTTGGAGTTTTTGGAAGCTCAAATTGCAGATGCTAAAGATCAAAACATTCTATTCTCTTTACATATGAAAGCAACCATGATGAAGGTGTCAGATCCTATCATCTTTGGTCATGCTGTGAAAGTATACTTCAAGGAAGTATTCAGCAAACATGCTGAAACATTTAAATCTATTGGAGTTGATGCCAACAACGGACTTGGAAACCTATTAGCTAAATTGGAAGAACTTCCGGAAGACAAACGTAAAGAAGTGGAAGCCGATATCAATGCTGTAATTTCAAACAGTGCCGATTTGGCTATGGTAAATAGTGATAAAGGAATTACCAACCTTCACGTACCAAGTGACATCATCATCGATGCCTCTATGCCTGCCATGATCCGTACTTCTGGACAAATGTGGAATGCTAAAGGTGAGCAACAAGATACCAAAGCGGTAATTCCAGACAGCAGTTATGCAGGTGTCTATACAGCAACTATCGATTTCTGTAAAGAACACGGAGCTTTCGATCCAACTACTATGGGAACTGTTCCTAACGTAGGTTTAATGGCTCAAAAAGCTGAAGAATATGGATCTCACGACAAAACATTCGAAATCACTGCAAACGGTACTGTAAGCGTTATTGATGCAGAAGGAAATACCTTAATTCAACACAACGTTGAAGCTGGAGATATCTGGAGAATGTGTCAAGTTAAGGACGCGCCTATCCAAGACTGGGTAAAATTGGCCGTGACTAGAGCTAGAGCTTCTCAAACACCTGCCGTATTCTGGTTGGATGAAAACAGAGCACACGATGCTGAATTGATCAAAAAGGTAAATGCATACTTGCCAAACCACGATACCGAAGGATTGGATTTAAGAATCCTTTCTCCTATAGAAGCAACTAAGTTTACATTGGAGCGCATGAAGAATGGTGAAGACACCATTTCGGTTTCAGGAAACGTATTGCGTGATTACCTAACAGACCTTTTCCCTATTTTGGAATTGGGGACCAGTGCTAAAATGTTATCTATCGTACCATTGATGAATGGTGGTGGATTATTCGAAACTGGAGCTGGTGGATCAGCGCCTAAGCACGTAGAGCAGTTATTGGAAGAAAACCACTTGCGTTGGGATTCTCTTGGAGAGTTCTTGGCCTTGGCAGTTTCTTTTGAGCATATGGCCGTAACCCAAAACCATCCTAAAGCGCAAGTTTTGGCGGACACTTTGGATAATGCTACAGAAAAACTGTTGGAAAACAAAAAAGGACCTTCTAGAAAAGTTAACGAACTTGACAACAGAGGTAGTCATTTTTACTTGGCAATGTACTGGGCACAAGCTTTGGCAGCCCAAACTACTGATGCCGATTTGCAAGCAGTATTCGCACCTATAGCGCAAGCCTTAACAGACAACGAAACGAATATTGTTTCCGAACTTAACGAAGTTCAAGGACATGCTGTATCTATCGGTGGCTATTACGAACCTAGTTTCGAATTGGCAAGCAAGGTCATGCGTCCTAGCGAAACCTTCAACAACATTATCAATTCCTTGTAA
- the murQ gene encoding N-acetylmuramic acid 6-phosphate etherase, whose translation MEFIKTTEQDSNYNNLEAMSLSGLLVNINAEDKTVPLAVEKALPQIEALVSQIVAKLKDGGRLFYIGAGTSGRLGILDASECPPTFGVPHDLVIGLIAGGDSAIRKAVEFAEDSTTQAWEDLSKYKISSKDVVVGIAASGTTPYVISGLEQCNQHNIITGCITCNHQSPLSKTAQFPIEVIVGPEFVTGSSRMKAGTAQKLVLNMITTSTMIQLGRIKGNKMVDMQLSNDKLVNRGTRMLMEELQISEDKAQELLSKYKNVRTAIENYNHGN comes from the coding sequence ATGGAATTTATCAAGACAACAGAACAAGATTCAAATTATAACAACCTAGAGGCCATGAGCCTTTCAGGCCTATTGGTCAACATCAATGCCGAAGACAAAACCGTTCCTTTAGCCGTTGAAAAAGCCTTGCCACAAATTGAAGCTTTGGTCTCACAAATTGTTGCCAAACTTAAAGATGGTGGACGCCTTTTCTATATTGGAGCTGGAACTAGCGGCAGACTAGGAATTTTAGATGCTTCGGAATGCCCTCCTACTTTTGGAGTCCCACATGATTTGGTCATCGGACTTATTGCTGGAGGTGATTCCGCCATTAGAAAGGCGGTTGAATTTGCCGAAGACTCTACAACCCAGGCTTGGGAAGATTTATCTAAATACAAGATTTCCTCAAAAGACGTTGTCGTTGGTATTGCTGCATCCGGAACCACACCTTACGTAATTTCGGGATTGGAACAATGCAATCAACATAACATCATTACAGGCTGCATTACTTGTAACCATCAAAGTCCTCTATCCAAAACAGCACAATTCCCTATTGAAGTCATTGTAGGCCCCGAATTTGTAACGGGTAGTTCAAGAATGAAGGCAGGTACAGCCCAAAAATTGGTTCTTAATATGATTACCACGAGTACCATGATTCAATTAGGACGTATAAAGGGAAATAAAATGGTAGACATGCAATTGAGTAACGACAAGTTAGTAAATAGAGGAACGAGAATGCTAATGGAAGAACTCCAAATTTCCGAAGACAAAGCTCAGGAATTATTAAGCAAATATAAAAATGTACGTACTGCTATAGAAAATTACAACCATGGAAACTGA
- a CDS encoding DUF6095 family protein, which produces METETKRTNKTILLKGIKTMALSLVCMFAGPTLLYIAFSNTEKPLYIPILLAALFICGLAIYFAFKGLKTIMDSMFQKQN; this is translated from the coding sequence ATGGAAACTGAAACCAAACGCACCAATAAAACGATTCTCTTAAAAGGTATCAAAACAATGGCTCTTTCCCTTGTTTGTATGTTCGCGGGGCCTACCTTGTTATATATCGCCTTTAGCAATACTGAAAAACCTTTATACATTCCCATTTTGCTAGCGGCACTCTTTATATGTGGTTTGGCCATATACTTTGCTTTTAAAGGACTTAAAACTATTATGGATAGTATGTTTCAAAAACAAAATTGA
- a CDS encoding T9SS type B sorting domain-containing protein: MGIVLSYHLTLADAENGDNALVSPYTNIANPQTIFVRAENSNTGCYSTVILDLRVNPIPSPEADPTPLEECDGDNDGYASFDLEERTQEIINGELDIAITYHETISDAESGDNVLLSPYDNIVANAQVVYARAENMVTGCHSVVGLQLNVLPSPVVPTAIEDYVICDTNTDGYASFDLTGMDAEILGAQDPSQFELSYHLTMADAESGAAPIANPWGYVNQTNPQMIYVRLESLDNGCVSTGEFEIRVELPPVAVQPTPLQLCDDDVADELTVFDLTVKDGEITGNEGSWSVSYYETQADADAGTNAIPDPTAYVNTSVNGVAANPQTLYVVVTDTDTGCTDQTTLTIRVLPNPTPSQDPSDIALCDDENTGDEVELFDLTENETYIINGEAGVSASYHESLFDAEQDTNAIPDPTAYGNISSPQTIYVRVANDITDCYTIVDFDILVNPLPEAVAVTDIVACENNTEGAYAFDLSQKDEEVLGGQDPALYGVSYHVSQLDADNGDNDLVSPFTNTVNPQQIFVAITNLDTGCSISTQSFFVEVQEAAEANPDMEAILYELCDDNMEVDGDPTDDSVQFDLSAMDAELLDGQDPANYTVSYYASEADAEAGTSPLPTLYENVVNPQVIYARVDNDTTPDSICYAVAELTLQVNPQPVFDLYDSYVLCLDTNGTEAIDPPVLETGLTEPDYLFIWYFNGQEIAGATGGSYEPTEAGIYSVTVIDVSTSTVTMCERTDTTEVIESAPPSIVAEVVTEAFADNHVVVATASGDSSYEYSLDDGPWQESGVFENVPWGEHTVTARDILGCGEASTRVTVLDYPLFFTPNGDGYNDTWNIVGFSDQSATRIFIFDRQGKLIKQISPSSEGWDGTYNGAAMPSSDYWFVVEYVEPSTGQSKEFKAHFTLKR; encoded by the coding sequence GTGGGTATTGTACTGAGCTACCACCTTACGCTGGCAGATGCCGAAAACGGCGACAATGCCCTTGTGAGCCCCTATACGAACATTGCCAACCCACAGACGATCTTCGTGAGAGCGGAGAACAGCAATACGGGCTGCTACAGCACGGTGATCCTGGACCTGAGGGTGAACCCGATCCCGTCACCGGAGGCAGACCCGACGCCATTGGAGGAATGTGACGGTGACAACGACGGCTATGCGAGCTTCGATTTGGAGGAGCGCACGCAGGAGATCATCAACGGTGAGCTGGACATTGCCATCACCTACCATGAGACGATATCGGATGCCGAGAGCGGGGACAATGTGCTCTTGAGCCCTTATGACAATATAGTGGCCAATGCCCAGGTGGTATATGCCAGAGCGGAGAACATGGTAACGGGCTGCCACAGCGTGGTTGGCCTACAGCTTAACGTACTGCCGTCACCGGTAGTGCCAACGGCCATCGAGGACTATGTAATCTGCGATACGAACACGGACGGCTATGCAAGCTTCGATTTGACCGGTATGGATGCCGAGATCCTCGGTGCGCAGGACCCATCGCAGTTCGAGCTTAGCTACCACCTTACCATGGCGGACGCAGAGTCCGGAGCGGCACCGATCGCCAATCCATGGGGCTATGTGAACCAGACCAACCCACAGATGATATACGTAAGGCTGGAGAGCCTTGACAACGGCTGTGTGAGCACGGGCGAGTTTGAGATCCGTGTGGAACTGCCACCGGTAGCGGTGCAGCCAACGCCGCTGCAGCTTTGCGACGACGATGTTGCGGATGAGCTGACGGTGTTCGACCTTACGGTAAAGGACGGGGAGATCACGGGCAATGAGGGGAGCTGGAGCGTAAGCTACTACGAGACCCAGGCTGATGCCGATGCGGGGACCAATGCGATCCCGGACCCAACGGCCTATGTGAACACTTCGGTTAACGGAGTGGCGGCGAACCCACAGACCCTATATGTGGTGGTTACCGATACGGACACGGGCTGTACGGACCAGACGACCTTGACCATCCGCGTATTGCCGAACCCTACCCCGAGCCAGGACCCATCTGATATTGCACTGTGCGACGATGAGAACACGGGAGACGAGGTGGAGCTGTTCGACCTTACGGAGAACGAGACCTATATCATCAACGGAGAGGCCGGTGTATCGGCGAGCTACCACGAGAGCCTTTTTGATGCGGAACAGGATACCAATGCAATCCCTGACCCAACGGCCTATGGGAACATTTCCAGCCCACAGACCATCTATGTGCGCGTGGCCAACGACATCACGGACTGTTATACGATCGTGGACTTTGATATCTTGGTGAACCCACTGCCGGAGGCAGTTGCCGTAACGGACATCGTGGCCTGTGAGAACAACACGGAAGGGGCCTATGCCTTCGACCTGTCTCAGAAGGACGAAGAGGTGCTGGGCGGACAGGACCCTGCGCTCTATGGGGTGAGCTACCACGTATCGCAGTTGGATGCGGACAATGGGGACAACGACCTTGTGAGCCCGTTCACCAACACCGTGAACCCGCAGCAGATCTTTGTGGCGATCACCAATCTGGATACAGGCTGTTCGATAAGTACTCAGAGCTTCTTTGTGGAGGTACAGGAAGCGGCGGAGGCCAATCCGGACATGGAGGCCATCCTCTATGAGCTTTGTGATGACAATATGGAAGTGGACGGAGATCCGACCGACGACAGCGTGCAGTTCGACCTGTCTGCCATGGACGCGGAACTGTTGGACGGACAGGACCCAGCAAACTATACGGTGAGCTACTATGCCAGCGAGGCGGATGCCGAAGCGGGTACAAGCCCATTGCCGACCCTTTATGAGAACGTGGTCAACCCACAGGTGATCTATGCCCGTGTGGACAACGATACCACACCGGACTCCATCTGTTACGCGGTGGCAGAGCTGACCCTTCAGGTGAACCCACAGCCGGTGTTCGACCTTTACGACAGCTATGTGCTGTGTCTGGATACCAACGGAACCGAGGCGATCGACCCACCGGTATTGGAGACAGGGCTAACGGAACCTGACTATCTGTTCATCTGGTACTTCAACGGTCAGGAGATTGCGGGGGCTACCGGCGGTAGCTATGAACCGACAGAAGCGGGAATCTACAGTGTAACGGTAATCGACGTATCGACTTCTACGGTGACCATGTGCGAGCGCACGGACACCACTGAGGTGATCGAGAGCGCACCGCCGAGCATTGTAGCGGAAGTGGTGACCGAGGCCTTTGCAGACAACCATGTCGTGGTGGCCACGGCCAGCGGAGACAGCAGCTATGAGTACAGTCTGGACGACGGGCCATGGCAGGAGAGCGGTGTGTTCGAGAACGTGCCATGGGGAGAGCATACGGTAACTGCAAGAGATATTTTGGGCTGTGGAGAGGCTAGCACCAGAGTGACAGTATTGGATTATCCGTTATTCTTTACGCCTAACGGTGACGGTTATAACGACACTTGGAACATTGTTGGATTTAGTGACCAATCGGCGACTAGGATCTTCATCTTCGACAGGCAAGGAAAGCTTATAAAGCAGATCTCACCATCTAGCGAAGGATGGGACGGAACGTACAACGGAGCAGCGATGCCGAGCAGCGACTACTGGTTTGTTGTGGAGTACGTGGAACCATCGACGGGGCAGAGCAAAGAGTTCAAGGCGCACTTTACCCTGAAACGTTAA
- a CDS encoding L-type lectin-domain containing protein, producing the protein MRKYTLLAFFFCFSFNIFAQLIPEYFGDAVSLGDNCYRITQNTPQQSGSVWYNNVIDLNTDFEIIFDANFGSNDANGADGMAFVMKTTSTPEIGLSGGGVGYEGIPQSLIVEFDTWTNGNRGDITADHMALMKNGSTYHNSANNLSGPIQASETSMNIEDGNYHEVKVAWDATAQIFSVTFDCSERISYSSDIINTIFNGTSEVYFGFAGSTGAAYNLQQLCFKHISFSTIGSLSDKQVCAGGSIDTIDATYDGAQGYEWSPIEGVSDPTLPNPVFSPTADTTYTVSITDNCGDILTKSFNVVVMPEATAEVEAVNPTVCPGDDGEFIITGPANSTVSYVINDGVEETIVLDDTGLASVLVMASTENTTMTLVGIDAPTPTISGNGQTAYGGIDPTNAEGPIEPEGTTATSANSARISNTYQSCVLLLDQTVPAGTEIILSVAKNNSTAQMSVSDGTNSQTINTGTVNVLQYVTFVTGQDTNMLTFISLNGYFWIDGVEYIIELPNCYTALDVSETISFSDLDDATFVMEPTCDGATATAVTPGGTYVIVSPAGPGIIDPLTGTITGGLPGEEYTVEYTTNENCGSTSSGTVTILPEPTVAEANPSLQVCDDNIADGLTSIDLALVNNNITGGTPGYVVSYFLTQDDADNNFNPLPIPYTNITNPQTIYARLLNTITGCYTTTTVELSVEQAPEANIPDPLEYCDADSDGFGVFDLSDADAGITGGTTGLVLTYHETQADADNGVNALSSPYNNIVANTQTLYVRVESATIATDCATIVELVLVVHPTPQLEEPTALEVCDDASGDGYAQFNLTLKDAEVLDGLDPVQYGVSYYLTEDDAESGTSAIPNPLSFTNTVPFAQQVWVRVEDSANGCHKVVPLELIVNALPVLMQPLPLELVTTTTRATSRSPLYLRRVPTGSLADRWVLY; encoded by the coding sequence ATGAGGAAGTATACTCTTCTAGCGTTCTTTTTTTGCTTTTCTTTTAACATATTTGCCCAATTGATACCGGAATATTTCGGTGATGCTGTATCTCTGGGTGATAACTGTTATAGGATTACTCAAAATACTCCACAGCAAAGTGGATCTGTCTGGTACAATAATGTAATTGATCTCAATACTGATTTTGAAATAATTTTTGACGCGAACTTTGGTAGTAATGATGCCAATGGAGCAGATGGAATGGCTTTTGTAATGAAAACTACTTCTACACCTGAGATAGGTCTATCCGGGGGAGGCGTTGGCTACGAAGGCATTCCTCAATCGTTAATTGTGGAGTTTGATACTTGGACTAATGGGAATCGTGGAGACATAACTGCAGACCATATGGCTTTAATGAAGAATGGGAGTACATACCATAATTCTGCCAATAATCTATCGGGGCCAATTCAAGCTTCAGAAACTTCAATGAATATTGAGGACGGAAATTACCATGAAGTGAAGGTAGCTTGGGATGCTACGGCACAGATTTTTAGTGTAACATTTGATTGTAGCGAACGTATCTCATATTCTTCAGATATTATAAATACCATATTTAATGGAACTTCAGAAGTATACTTTGGGTTTGCAGGATCTACGGGTGCTGCATATAATTTGCAACAGTTGTGTTTTAAACATATTTCCTTTTCTACAATAGGCTCCTTATCAGATAAACAAGTTTGTGCTGGTGGAAGTATTGATACAATTGATGCTACCTATGATGGAGCTCAAGGTTATGAATGGTCTCCAATAGAGGGTGTTAGTGACCCTACGCTTCCCAATCCGGTATTCTCACCAACGGCAGACACAACCTACACTGTATCTATAACTGATAATTGTGGAGATATTCTAACAAAGAGTTTTAATGTAGTTGTAATGCCTGAAGCGACAGCAGAAGTAGAAGCGGTAAATCCTACAGTTTGTCCTGGCGACGATGGAGAGTTTATTATTACAGGGCCTGCTAACAGCACGGTTTCTTATGTAATAAATGATGGGGTAGAAGAAACCATAGTGTTGGATGATACAGGACTAGCGTCTGTATTGGTTATGGCTTCAACGGAGAATACCACAATGACACTCGTTGGAATTGATGCGCCTACTCCTACAATTTCAGGAAATGGACAAACCGCTTATGGGGGGATAGATCCAACCAATGCTGAAGGTCCAATAGAGCCGGAAGGTACAACAGCTACATCTGCAAATTCTGCAAGAATCTCCAATACTTACCAATCTTGTGTTTTATTGTTGGATCAAACGGTGCCTGCAGGTACTGAAATCATTTTGAGTGTGGCAAAAAATAATAGTACGGCACAAATGAGTGTTTCCGATGGAACCAATTCTCAAACTATTAATACAGGTACGGTTAATGTCCTTCAATATGTCACATTTGTAACGGGGCAGGATACAAATATGCTCACCTTTATTAGTCTTAATGGATATTTTTGGATTGATGGTGTGGAGTATATTATTGAATTGCCTAATTGTTACACGGCTTTGGATGTTTCGGAAACGATATCATTTTCAGATCTAGATGATGCTACCTTCGTTATGGAACCAACTTGTGATGGTGCTACAGCAACAGCAGTAACACCAGGTGGGACTTATGTAATTGTGTCTCCGGCAGGTCCAGGTATAATAGATCCTTTAACAGGTACTATTACGGGAGGATTACCGGGGGAAGAATACACTGTTGAATATACTACCAATGAAAATTGTGGAAGTACTAGTAGTGGAACTGTAACAATACTTCCTGAACCAACTGTAGCCGAGGCCAATCCTAGTTTGCAAGTTTGTGATGATAACATAGCAGATGGATTGACTTCAATAGATTTGGCGTTGGTGAATAACAATATTACAGGAGGAACTCCAGGGTATGTTGTAAGTTATTTTTTAACACAAGATGATGCTGATAACAATTTTAATCCATTACCAATTCCTTATACAAACATTACTAATCCGCAAACTATTTATGCTCGATTGTTAAATACTATAACAGGATGTTATACAACCACAACTGTAGAGTTATCGGTGGAACAGGCCCCAGAGGCGAACATTCCGGATCCATTGGAGTACTGTGATGCGGACAGCGACGGTTTTGGCGTGTTCGACCTGTCTGATGCGGATGCCGGTATCACGGGAGGTACGACGGGACTGGTACTTACCTACCACGAGACCCAGGCGGATGCGGACAACGGCGTGAACGCCCTGTCGAGCCCTTACAACAATATTGTGGCCAATACCCAGACGCTCTATGTGCGTGTTGAGAGCGCAACGATCGCAACGGACTGTGCGACGATCGTGGAGCTTGTGCTTGTGGTGCACCCAACCCCACAGTTGGAGGAGCCAACGGCCCTTGAGGTCTGCGACGACGCCTCCGGCGACGGCTATGCACAGTTCAATTTGACGCTCAAGGACGCGGAGGTACTTGACGGGCTTGACCCGGTACAGTACGGCGTATCCTATTACCTGACTGAGGACGATGCCGAATCGGGCACCTCTGCCATTCCCAATCCATTGAGCTTTACCAATACGGTACCGTTTGCACAGCAGGTGTGGGTACGCGTTGAGGACAGTGCCAACGGCTGCCACAAGGTCGTGCCATTGGAGCTTATCGTGAACGCCCTACCGGTATTGATGCAGCCGCTGCCATTGGAGCTTGTGACTACAACAACCCGGGCGACGAGCAGGAGTCCTTTGTACTTGAGGAGAGTACCGACGGGATCCTTGGCGGACAGGTGGGTATTGTACTGA